The following proteins are co-located in the Polymorphospora rubra genome:
- a CDS encoding sigma-70 family RNA polymerase sigma factor has protein sequence MRKPRVERERKDFADFYQRFRDNCLRAVLAGTGDRALAEDLVAEAFARAWASWPRVRQHPAPAAWVVRTALNIRVSWWRRRRREVALDGHDRAYLIEDDVGTSDALLAAVRRLPRRQREVVVLRIWLDLDTRSVAAALDISPQTVAVHLSRATATLRAQLASAVREEIRS, from the coding sequence ATGCGTAAACCCCGTGTGGAACGAGAACGGAAGGACTTCGCGGACTTCTATCAGCGCTTCCGGGACAACTGCCTGCGTGCCGTACTAGCTGGTACGGGCGATCGCGCGCTGGCCGAGGATCTGGTCGCTGAGGCGTTCGCGCGAGCCTGGGCCTCCTGGCCGCGGGTGCGCCAGCATCCGGCACCGGCAGCGTGGGTGGTGCGCACCGCCCTCAACATCCGGGTGTCCTGGTGGCGGCGACGTCGGCGGGAGGTGGCCCTCGACGGCCACGATCGGGCGTACCTCATCGAGGACGACGTCGGCACGAGCGACGCCCTGCTGGCCGCCGTTCGCCGGCTGCCGCGGCGGCAGCGTGAGGTGGTCGTGTTACGTATCTGGCTCGACCTGGACACCAGGTCCGTGGCTGCGGCGTTGGACATCTCCCCCCAAACCGTAGCCGTCCATCTGTCCCGTGCCACCGCAACCCTGCGGGCGCAGCTCGCGTCCGCAGTCCGTGAGGAGATTCGATCATGA